Proteins from a genomic interval of Clostridium cochlearium:
- a CDS encoding ABC transporter permease, whose translation MFFKFHVGPFFEFIVEWLKANIEPFFNLIKIIHETLIKGLENILMFPPSIVVIILFALLAYKLADKKVAVFTFVGLFFIDSMQLWSQTMQTLSLVLVSALIALLIGVPFGIMSARSEKANKILRPILDFMQTMPAFVYLIPAVLFFGMGKVPGAIATVIFSMPPAVRLTNLGIRQVPEEVVEAAKSFGSTPKQMLYKVQLPIALPTILAGVNQTIMLALSMVVVSAMIGAGGLGREVYQGITQLKIGQGFESGLAVVILAMILDRMTQALSSNR comes from the coding sequence ATGTTTTTTAAATTTCATGTAGGACCTTTTTTTGAATTTATCGTTGAATGGCTAAAAGCTAATATAGAACCGTTCTTTAATTTAATAAAAATTATTCATGAAACACTTATAAAAGGATTGGAAAATATACTTATGTTTCCACCTAGCATAGTGGTTATTATATTATTTGCTTTATTAGCATACAAATTAGCAGATAAAAAGGTAGCTGTTTTCACCTTTGTAGGATTATTTTTTATAGATTCTATGCAATTATGGAGTCAGACTATGCAAACACTATCATTGGTTTTAGTTTCAGCCTTAATAGCATTATTGATAGGGGTGCCATTTGGTATTATGTCTGCAAGAAGTGAAAAAGCTAATAAAATATTAAGACCCATTTTAGATTTTATGCAGACAATGCCAGCTTTTGTATACTTAATACCAGCAGTATTGTTTTTTGGTATGGGAAAAGTACCAGGAGCAATAGCTACTGTTATATTCTCAATGCCTCCTGCTGTGAGATTAACTAATTTAGGAATAAGACAAGTTCCGGAGGAAGTGGTAGAAGCTGCAAAATCCTTTGGTTCTACACCTAAACAAATGCTATATAAAGTACAACTACCTATAGCTTTACCTACTATATTAGCAGGTGTTAATCAAACTATAATGCTTGCATTATCAATGGTTGTTGTTTCAGCAATGATAGGAGCAGGAGGATTAGGTAGAGAGGTTTACCAAGGTATAACCCAATTAAAAATAGGTCAAGGTTTTGAAAGTGGTCTTGCAGTAGTTATATTGGCTATGATATTAGATAGGATGACTCAAGCACTTTCAAGCAATAGATAA
- the proV gene encoding glycine betaine/L-proline ABC transporter ATP-binding protein ProV yields MTKIKVENVYKVFGNNTQKAFELIEKGQSKEEILKNTGCSVGVNNVNFEVEDGEFFVIMGLSGSGKSTLIRCLNRLIEPTSGAIYIDGKDIAKCNDKDLMEIRRKKIAMVFQNFALFPHRTILDNVEYGLEVQGIDEKIRKEKAIESLKLVGLENYANSKPDELSGGMQQRVGLARALATDPDILLMDEAFSALDPLIRKEMQDELLQLQSKMQKTIIFITHDLDEALKLGDRIAIMKDGVIEQIGTSEDILTNPASDYVRNFVEGVDRTKVLTASSIMKNPNPILTHKDGPKVAVRFMQEEEISSLYVVDKNRKLRGIIKIEDALDLAQKNIRQVDEIIDRDIPIVSPETPISDLLSMAKDSRYPLAVVGQDDKLLGIIKRSTIIGGILGKEN; encoded by the coding sequence ATGACAAAAATTAAAGTTGAAAATGTATATAAGGTATTTGGAAATAATACTCAAAAAGCATTTGAATTAATAGAAAAAGGACAAAGTAAAGAAGAAATACTTAAAAACACAGGTTGTAGTGTAGGGGTAAATAATGTAAATTTCGAAGTGGAAGATGGAGAGTTTTTTGTTATTATGGGGCTTTCTGGAAGTGGAAAGTCTACATTAATAAGATGTTTAAATAGATTGATAGAACCTACATCAGGTGCAATTTATATTGATGGAAAGGATATTGCCAAATGTAATGATAAAGATCTTATGGAGATAAGAAGAAAAAAAATAGCTATGGTATTTCAAAATTTTGCTTTATTTCCACATAGGACCATATTAGATAATGTGGAATATGGGTTAGAAGTACAGGGGATAGATGAAAAAATCAGAAAAGAAAAAGCAATTGAATCTTTAAAATTAGTGGGATTGGAAAATTATGCGAATAGTAAACCAGATGAATTAAGTGGAGGAATGCAGCAAAGAGTAGGCCTTGCAAGAGCATTGGCAACAGATCCAGATATATTATTAATGGATGAGGCATTTAGTGCATTAGATCCACTAATACGTAAAGAGATGCAAGATGAGTTACTTCAACTTCAGTCAAAAATGCAAAAAACTATAATTTTTATAACTCATGATTTAGATGAAGCTTTAAAATTAGGAGATAGGATAGCTATTATGAAAGATGGAGTAATTGAACAAATTGGAACATCTGAGGATATTTTAACTAACCCAGCTAGTGATTATGTTAGAAATTTCGTAGAAGGTGTGGATAGAACTAAAGTTCTTACAGCATCTTCAATAATGAAAAATCCAAATCCAATATTAACACATAAGGATGGACCTAAAGTTGCAGTTAGATTTATGCAAGAAGAAGAAATATCTAGCTTATATGTAGTTGATAAAAATAGAAAACTTAGGGGAATAATAAAAATAGAAGATGCCTTGGATTTAGCACAAAAGAATATACGACAAGTAGATGAAATAATAGATAGAGATATACCCATTGTTTCTCCAGAAACTCCTATATCAGATTTATTATCTATGGCTAAAGATTCTAGGTATCCTTTAGCTGTGGTAGGTCAAGATGATAAACTTTTAGGAATAATAAAAAGATCTACTATAATCGGAGGAATATTAGGAAAGGAGAATTAA
- a CDS encoding peptidoglycan-binding domain-containing protein has product MAKGALKVQVWKEDSYIPIENTKVTIVQSGDMDQNKIERSELTDSSGLTKELELNAPPMEYSQSPNPNLPYSLVDLKVEASGFTPMIIKGCQIYPDRVAYQECRMETSTPTRQAEEIINVEPNTIVGNYPPKIPESPEKVLPSPSSGFVVLQEPVIPEYIVVHQGVPEDNAAPNYTVRYKDYVKNVACCEIFSTWSENTIRSNVYAIISFTLNRIYTEWYRAKGKPFDITSSTAYDHAFNYGRNIYDNISRVVDDIFSTYMKRPGAKQPLLSQYCDGVKVKCPGWMTQWGSKYLGDEGKTPYEILTSFYGSNLDLVTAKEVNGIPKSWPGYTLTVGNRGRDVRTIQIYLNRIADNYPAIPKMAVDSIYGTNTQNSVKVFQSVFSLPQTGNVDYATWYKISDVYVGVTGIAELRMARSYEKFNKEVLNDKKGIFVPPSNNTKDYRKLYIIYPKDV; this is encoded by the coding sequence ATGGCAAAAGGAGCTTTAAAAGTACAGGTTTGGAAGGAAGATAGTTATATTCCTATAGAAAACACGAAAGTAACTATAGTACAGTCAGGAGATATGGATCAAAACAAAATAGAAAGAAGTGAATTAACAGATTCATCAGGATTAACTAAGGAATTAGAATTAAATGCACCACCTATGGAATATTCACAATCTCCAAATCCCAATTTACCTTATAGCTTAGTGGATTTAAAAGTTGAAGCAAGTGGATTTACACCAATGATAATAAAAGGATGTCAAATATATCCAGATAGAGTAGCCTATCAAGAGTGTAGAATGGAAACTAGTACACCCACAAGACAAGCCGAAGAAATAATAAATGTAGAACCAAATACTATAGTGGGAAACTATCCACCTAAAATTCCAGAGAGCCCAGAGAAGGTGTTACCATCTCCAAGCAGTGGATTCGTGGTATTACAAGAACCAGTAATTCCAGAATATATAGTAGTACATCAAGGAGTACCAGAGGACAATGCTGCACCTAATTATACTGTTAGATACAAAGATTATGTTAAAAATGTAGCTTGTTGTGAAATATTTTCTACTTGGTCTGAAAATACAATTAGATCAAATGTATATGCAATAATTTCTTTTACTTTAAATAGAATATATACAGAATGGTATAGAGCAAAGGGAAAACCTTTTGATATAACTAGTTCTACTGCATATGATCATGCTTTTAATTATGGTAGAAATATATATGATAATATAAGTAGGGTAGTAGATGATATCTTTTCAACATATATGAAAAGACCAGGAGCCAAACAACCATTGCTTTCTCAATATTGTGATGGAGTAAAAGTTAAATGTCCTGGATGGATGACTCAATGGGGTAGTAAGTATTTAGGAGATGAGGGAAAAACTCCTTATGAAATATTAACATCTTTTTATGGCAGTAATTTAGATTTGGTTACAGCTAAAGAAGTTAATGGAATACCAAAATCTTGGCCTGGATATACATTAACTGTAGGAAATAGAGGCAGAGACGTTAGAACTATACAAATCTATTTGAATAGAATAGCTGATAACTATCCAGCCATTCCAAAGATGGCTGTGGATAGCATATATGGTACTAATACACAAAATTCAGTGAAAGTTTTTCAAAGTGTATTTTCACTACCACAAACAGGGAATGTAGATTATGCAACATGGTATAAAATTTCCGATGTATATGTAGGAGTTACAGGTATAGCAGAATTGAGAATGGCAAGAAGCTATGAAAAATTTAATAAAGAAGTTTTAAATGATAAAAAAGGAATATTTGTTCCACCAAGCAATAATACAAAAGATTATAGAAAATTATATATAATTTACCCCAAAGATGTGTAA
- a CDS encoding S8 family peptidase — MLNLLSNVPSTILNKLAQLSQNEEILRGKVELTVIYNLPPENIRVSIENLGGIFEDLGYNFGIVTLNIEDIEKISIIPGIQYVELPKAVYTSDLGSNRASCVIPLNEIYGLNGEGVLIGFIDSGIDYTHPAFIDEEGNTRIEYIKDYSEGGRVWSKEDINRALKSNNPLSIVNEVDTVGHGTHVAGIACAGGNINKNLYGPAYKSSIAMVKITARGNINYSKDTLIMRGIKFLIEKSKELKKPLVINLSFSTNDGSHKGSSLFEQYINTVCRLEPISFVVAAGNEGDRAHHVGGIVKEEQSIPINISQGERGIILQIYKEIINNFIIEVINPASNTSGRIILNEGYKEGSIGGDKFYIYNTGPKPYNMNGEIIITILSEEDFILSGIWKLNISCKDKYKGNYDIWMPISESLNPNTKFLEPNIYNTLGIPATVENVISVGSYNYLTNTISSFSGRGSLYEKEYIKPDIVAPGEEILSSVPRGGFDTKSGTSMAAPEVAGICALFVQWGIVQGKDPFLYGDRLKYYLLKGARRNRPALNYPNETWGYGEICAQDAFNILRIGRESGSVMRKIRQNENIKYNRYLIEYDGDIVNKMKDIDYADVFILDEDYAVLIVQDGKEEQIEKTLKEIVYIEMNYIFSLTDIDPKETSHINEFHEYPYLNLTGRGVLVGILDTGIDYLNTEFINEDNTTRIERMWDQTDNKGPNPKGIPYGTEYYKADINNAIKSKLENKNPYDIVPLKDTIGHGTKMAGVIGAKGKKPEVKGAAPDCEFVVVKLRPMNEEEKIEQIGHNFIKDPLYDTVSITTAIKYLYNVGKELNKPMVIYVPLGSNGGPHDGNTILERYIDSISNIRGLAVVTGTGNQGESSTHTSGTLEKSGDIKTIELKVGPFEKDLTFEIWCKKPDKVSIGITSPAGEIIEKIPAKIKEKEEIDLVFEGSKVFVEYYLPEELTGDELILVKIENIREGIWRFNLIGDLIVNGRYDAWLPQEPIIDKETKFLNSTPYTTIQMPSPSRNILSTSFYDQNNNSILGESSRGYTRDGRVVPDVTTGGLNIKTIDTSGNVVTVSGSSAASAIYAGACALMFQWGIVDGNDPTLYAVKLKTYFIRGATRRKSDIYPNPEWGYGILNLRGVFENVRSKFNNKRNVFVRIPKFIMK, encoded by the coding sequence TTGTTAAACCTGTTAAGTAATGTTCCTTCTACAATTTTAAATAAATTAGCCCAACTATCTCAGAATGAAGAAATTTTAAGGGGAAAGGTTGAATTAACAGTTATATATAATTTACCACCTGAAAATATAAGAGTTTCTATAGAAAATTTAGGAGGAATTTTTGAAGATTTAGGATATAATTTTGGAATAGTAACTCTAAATATAGAGGATATAGAAAAGATATCAATAATACCTGGAATACAATATGTTGAGTTACCTAAAGCTGTTTACACAAGTGACTTAGGAAGTAATAGAGCATCCTGTGTAATTCCATTAAATGAAATATACGGATTAAATGGAGAAGGGGTTTTAATAGGATTTATAGATTCAGGTATTGATTACACTCATCCAGCTTTTATAGATGAAGAAGGTAATACTAGAATAGAATATATAAAGGATTATTCTGAAGGGGGAAGGGTTTGGAGCAAAGAGGACATTAATAGGGCTTTAAAATCTAATAACCCTTTAAGTATTGTAAATGAAGTAGATACAGTAGGACATGGAACCCATGTAGCAGGTATAGCTTGTGCTGGAGGAAACATAAATAAAAATCTATATGGACCTGCATATAAAAGCAGTATAGCTATGGTAAAGATAACCGCTAGAGGAAATATAAATTATTCAAAAGATACGTTAATAATGAGAGGTATAAAATTTTTAATAGAAAAAAGTAAAGAATTGAAAAAACCTTTAGTTATAAATTTAAGCTTTAGTACAAATGATGGTTCACATAAGGGCAGCAGCCTATTTGAACAATATATAAATACTGTATGCAGACTTGAGCCTATATCTTTTGTAGTGGCTGCTGGTAATGAAGGAGATAGGGCACATCATGTAGGGGGAATTGTAAAAGAAGAACAAAGTATTCCTATCAATATTTCTCAAGGAGAAAGAGGAATAATACTACAAATTTATAAAGAAATAATAAATAATTTTATTATAGAAGTAATAAATCCTGCGTCAAATACATCAGGTAGGATAATTTTAAATGAAGGATATAAGGAAGGTAGTATTGGTGGTGATAAATTTTATATTTATAATACAGGGCCTAAACCATATAACATGAATGGAGAAATAATAATAACAATACTTTCAGAGGAAGATTTTATTTTATCAGGAATATGGAAGCTAAATATAAGTTGTAAAGATAAATATAAGGGTAATTATGATATATGGATGCCAATAAGTGAATCTTTAAATCCAAATACTAAATTTTTAGAACCCAATATATACAATACTTTAGGCATTCCAGCCACTGTTGAAAATGTAATATCTGTAGGTAGTTATAATTACTTAACTAATACTATATCAAGTTTTTCTGGAAGAGGCAGTTTATATGAAAAAGAGTATATAAAACCAGATATAGTAGCGCCAGGAGAAGAAATATTATCCTCAGTTCCTAGAGGAGGATTTGATACAAAATCTGGTACATCTATGGCAGCACCTGAAGTTGCAGGTATATGTGCTCTTTTTGTGCAATGGGGAATTGTACAAGGAAAGGATCCTTTTTTATATGGTGATAGATTAAAATATTATCTTCTTAAAGGGGCAAGAAGAAATAGACCAGCTTTAAACTATCCCAACGAAACTTGGGGATATGGGGAAATTTGTGCCCAAGATGCTTTTAATATATTAAGAATAGGGAGAGAAAGCGGGAGTGTTATGAGAAAAATAAGACAAAATGAAAACATTAAATACAATAGATATTTAATTGAATATGATGGTGATATTGTAAATAAAATGAAGGACATAGATTATGCAGATGTATTTATATTAGATGAAGATTATGCCGTGCTAATAGTACAAGATGGTAAAGAGGAACAAATAGAAAAAACTTTAAAAGAAATAGTTTATATAGAGATGAACTATATATTTAGTTTAACAGATATAGATCCAAAAGAGACTTCACATATAAATGAATTCCATGAATATCCGTATTTAAATTTAACCGGCAGGGGAGTATTGGTAGGAATATTGGATACTGGAATAGACTATTTAAATACTGAATTTATAAATGAAGACAACACCACAAGAATTGAAAGAATGTGGGATCAAACAGATAATAAGGGACCTAATCCTAAAGGCATTCCTTATGGTACAGAATATTATAAAGCAGATATAAATAATGCAATAAAATCAAAGTTAGAGAATAAAAATCCCTATGACATAGTACCATTAAAAGATACTATTGGTCATGGTACTAAAATGGCTGGAGTAATAGGTGCAAAAGGTAAAAAACCAGAAGTTAAAGGGGCAGCACCAGATTGTGAATTTGTAGTGGTAAAGTTAAGACCTATGAATGAAGAGGAGAAGATTGAACAAATAGGTCATAATTTTATAAAAGACCCACTATATGATACGGTATCTATTACAACAGCAATAAAATATCTATACAATGTTGGAAAAGAGCTTAATAAGCCAATGGTTATATATGTTCCTTTGGGAAGTAATGGAGGACCGCATGACGGAAATACAATATTGGAAAGATATATAGATAGCATTTCTAACATAAGAGGTCTTGCAGTAGTAACAGGAACTGGCAATCAAGGAGAAAGCTCTACTCATACTTCAGGAACCTTAGAAAAAAGTGGTGATATAAAGACCATAGAGTTAAAAGTAGGACCTTTTGAAAAGGATCTCACCTTTGAAATTTGGTGTAAGAAACCTGATAAGGTATCTATTGGAATAACATCTCCTGCAGGAGAAATTATAGAAAAAATACCTGCTAAAATAAAAGAAAAAGAAGAAATAGATTTAGTTTTTGAAGGTAGTAAGGTATTTGTAGAATATTATCTTCCAGAAGAATTAACAGGAGATGAATTAATACTTGTAAAAATAGAAAATATAAGAGAAGGTATATGGAGATTTAATCTTATAGGGGATTTAATTGTAAATGGAAGATATGATGCTTGGTTGCCACAAGAACCTATAATAGACAAAGAAACAAAATTTTTAAATTCAACTCCTTATACTACAATACAAATGCCATCACCAAGTAGAAATATTTTATCTACTTCATTTTATGATCAAAATAATAATTCAATATTAGGAGAATCCTCTAGAGGATATACTAGAGATGGAAGAGTTGTACCAGATGTAACAACGGGTGGATTAAATATAAAGACTATAGATACTAGTGGAAATGTTGTAACTGTAAGCGGAAGTAGTGCTGCTTCTGCAATATATGCAGGAGCCTGCGCATTGATGTTTCAATGGGGAATAGTAGATGGAAATGATCCTACTTTATATGCTGTAAAATTAAAAACATACTTTATAAGAGGAGCTACTAGAAGAAAGAGTGATATATATCCTAATCCAGAGTGGGGATATGGAATATTAAATTTAAGAGGAGTATTTGAAAATGTAAGAAGTAAATTTAATAATAAAAGAAATGTGTTTGTTAGAATACCTAAATTTATTATGAAATAA
- a CDS encoding LacI family DNA-binding transcriptional regulator produces MRKVTMMDIAKIANVSKTTVSMVINNRDSGISKETRKKILDIAEELNYIPNSLARSLSTKKSGTIGIILPDITNPYFSEMARAIEDVANSLGHNVIFCNTDNEEIKEEKYTRLLLSKAVDGIIFISGGESTKSIEMLKKNNVKFVMVDRPIKTDKNSYGIYSLNKKGVINGMNYLLNKNIKKIAFVKGPKRLENTKERFNGYKEVMELHNLYKESYVYEGDFTIESGIEVTEEIIKENPNIEAIFYSNDMMAFGGIKVLLKNGYKIPKDIAIMGFDNINISKYIEPELTTIAQPIYSMGKEACKMLIAVINGDEKIKRQIFFDTELIVRKTV; encoded by the coding sequence ATGAGAAAAGTTACAATGATGGATATAGCAAAAATAGCTAATGTTTCAAAAACTACTGTTTCAATGGTTATAAATAACAGAGATAGTGGAATAAGTAAAGAAACAAGAAAAAAAATATTAGATATAGCAGAAGAATTAAATTACATACCTAATTCTTTAGCTAGAAGTTTAAGTACTAAAAAATCAGGAACTATAGGAATAATTCTTCCAGATATCACAAATCCATATTTTTCAGAAATGGCACGAGCAATAGAAGACGTAGCAAATTCTTTAGGACATAATGTTATATTTTGCAATACAGATAATGAAGAAATAAAGGAAGAGAAATACACAAGGCTTTTGTTAAGTAAAGCAGTAGATGGAATTATATTTATTTCTGGTGGAGAAAGTACTAAGAGCATAGAGATGTTAAAGAAAAATAATGTGAAATTTGTAATGGTAGATAGGCCTATAAAAACAGACAAAAATAGTTATGGAATATATTCACTAAATAAAAAAGGTGTAATTAATGGCATGAATTATTTATTAAACAAAAATATAAAGAAAATTGCCTTTGTAAAAGGTCCTAAAAGATTAGAAAATACAAAAGAGAGATTTAATGGATATAAAGAGGTAATGGAATTACATAATTTATATAAGGAATCTTATGTTTATGAAGGAGACTTTACCATAGAAAGCGGTATAGAAGTTACAGAAGAAATAATTAAAGAAAATCCAAATATTGAAGCTATATTTTATAGCAATGATATGATGGCTTTTGGAGGTATTAAAGTACTTTTAAAAAATGGATATAAAATACCAAAAGATATAGCCATTATGGGATTTGATAATATAAATATCTCTAAGTACATAGAACCAGAACTTACTACTATAGCACAACCTATATATTCTATGGGGAAAGAGGCATGTAAAATGCTCATAGCTGTAATAAACGGAGATGAAAAAATAAAAAGACAAATATTCTTTGATACAGAACTTATAGTTAGAAAAACTGTATAG
- the rbsB gene encoding ribose ABC transporter substrate-binding protein RbsB, producing the protein MKKRKLKLLSLVLTGVMMAAGFAGCGNSDEKDNAKTGESKKIGMVISTLNNPFFVSMKEGAEKKAKELGYELLVLDSRDDGATERSNVEDLVQKGAEVIIINPTDSDAVGNAIQVANDSKIPVVTVDRNSNKGEVVSHIASDNVAGGKMAAEFILEKLGEKGNIVEIQGQPGTSAARDRGKGFHHGISGKDGIKVVASQPADFDRQKGLSVMENIMQATPDFDAVFCHNDEMALGAAKALAGKKVTIVGFDGNDEAVKAVESGELTATVAQQPDLMGSIAIENAVKIAKGESVEKEIPVELKLIKK; encoded by the coding sequence ATGAAAAAAAGAAAATTAAAATTATTGTCATTAGTTTTAACAGGGGTTATGATGGCAGCTGGTTTTGCAGGATGTGGAAATAGTGATGAAAAAGATAATGCTAAAACTGGAGAAAGTAAAAAAATAGGGATGGTAATATCTACATTAAATAATCCATTCTTTGTATCTATGAAAGAAGGAGCAGAAAAGAAAGCAAAAGAATTAGGATATGAACTTTTAGTATTAGATTCTAGAGATGATGGAGCTACTGAAAGATCAAATGTAGAAGATTTAGTACAAAAGGGTGCAGAAGTTATAATTATAAATCCTACTGATAGTGATGCAGTTGGTAATGCTATACAAGTAGCTAATGATAGTAAAATTCCTGTAGTTACAGTGGATAGAAATTCAAATAAAGGAGAAGTAGTTTCTCATATTGCTTCAGACAATGTAGCTGGAGGTAAGATGGCAGCAGAATTCATATTAGAAAAGTTAGGTGAAAAAGGAAATATAGTTGAAATACAAGGACAACCAGGTACATCTGCAGCAAGAGATAGAGGAAAGGGCTTCCACCATGGAATATCAGGAAAAGATGGTATAAAGGTAGTTGCTAGTCAACCAGCAGATTTTGATAGACAAAAAGGTCTAAGTGTAATGGAAAATATAATGCAAGCTACTCCAGATTTTGATGCTGTATTCTGTCATAATGATGAAATGGCTTTAGGGGCAGCTAAGGCATTAGCTGGGAAAAAAGTTACTATTGTTGGATTTGATGGAAATGATGAGGCAGTAAAAGCTGTTGAAAGTGGAGAATTAACTGCTACAGTTGCACAACAACCAGATTTAATGGGTAGCATTGCAATAGAAAATGCAGTTAAAATCGCCAAAGGTGAATCAGTAGAGAAAGAAATACCTGTAGAATTGAAACTTATAAAAAAATAA
- a CDS encoding transposase encodes MLGYWRSHCDYQSLLLSSISELYKTDPTIVEYYSSSIEKLYNLNLDDIKPLIRETYSLTGKPSNQQPELFRSFILMSDLGFHSLQKWIKHLRAHDILCTIIGVEKSNVPGLGTHYDFISRFWGMSPKAEKSAKDSLHSFTSKPHKKLGKNEKLPPKHPGVIKNLVEQALKGRTVETRPEKLFQQIFAKLAIEPSAKLGLLGNTQKLDISGDGTCLETGGSSLGIKTCDCIKKGIFNCKCNRRFSDPDARRGWDSYHEKWYYGHCLYFLSVYNPKLKKDLPIYFRMVQAQRYDGVTAIFALSEVRKMYPQFNFDKFIADAAHDNYPTYKLLNEWNIKAVISLNPKGEGKNKYEPPIGYTKDGIPICKCNQPMVYDWYDKGRSRIKYRCPLVKGKIKECPHKEECSPSAYGRVIYVKPSDDLRLFTAIPRNSDLWKQIMKKRTSSERVNKRILEDYNMEQTHCRGKKRWSWWTLIHSINIHLDAQLSVSKTNLLDIIKLTANKAC; translated from the coding sequence ATGTTAGGTTATTGGCGTAGCCATTGTGATTACCAAAGTCTTCTTTTGTCAAGCATTAGTGAACTTTATAAAACTGATCCCACTATCGTGGAATACTACTCATCAAGTATTGAAAAACTATATAATTTAAATCTTGATGATATAAAACCATTAATTAGAGAAACATATTCTCTAACTGGTAAACCTTCAAACCAGCAACCGGAACTCTTCAGATCATTTATATTAATGTCTGACTTAGGTTTTCATAGTCTACAAAAATGGATTAAGCACTTACGTGCACATGATATACTTTGCACCATCATTGGTGTTGAAAAATCTAATGTACCAGGATTAGGTACTCATTATGATTTCATATCGAGATTTTGGGGTATGAGCCCTAAGGCTGAAAAATCAGCCAAGGACTCACTTCATTCTTTTACTTCCAAGCCCCACAAAAAACTTGGCAAGAATGAAAAACTACCACCAAAACATCCTGGTGTTATTAAAAATTTAGTTGAACAGGCTCTTAAAGGACGAACTGTCGAAACTCGCCCTGAAAAGCTATTTCAACAAATTTTTGCTAAGTTAGCTATTGAGCCTTCCGCTAAACTCGGTCTCCTTGGTAATACTCAAAAACTTGATATATCAGGAGATGGTACCTGTCTTGAAACTGGCGGTAGCTCATTAGGCATTAAGACCTGTGATTGCATTAAAAAAGGTATTTTTAACTGCAAATGTAATAGAAGATTCTCTGACCCTGACGCTAGACGCGGTTGGGACAGTTACCACGAAAAATGGTATTATGGTCATTGCCTATATTTTCTTAGTGTCTATAATCCTAAACTTAAAAAGGATCTTCCTATATATTTTAGGATGGTACAAGCGCAGCGTTATGATGGTGTTACTGCAATTTTTGCACTTTCAGAAGTTAGAAAGATGTATCCTCAATTTAACTTTGATAAGTTCATCGCAGATGCTGCTCATGATAACTATCCTACGTATAAGCTTCTTAATGAATGGAATATAAAAGCTGTTATATCCCTTAATCCAAAGGGTGAAGGTAAAAATAAATATGAACCACCAATTGGATATACTAAGGACGGTATTCCCATCTGCAAATGCAACCAACCAATGGTATATGATTGGTACGATAAAGGCAGAAGTAGAATTAAATATAGATGTCCTTTAGTAAAAGGTAAAATTAAAGAATGTCCTCATAAGGAAGAATGTTCTCCTAGTGCCTACGGCCGTGTAATATACGTAAAGCCAAGTGATGACTTACGTTTATTTACTGCTATACCTAGAAACTCTGACCTTTGGAAACAAATAATGAAAAAGAGAACTTCTTCAGAGCGAGTAAATAAAAGAATACTTGAAGACTACAACATGGAACAAACCCACTGCCGTGGTAAAAAACGTTGGTCTTGGTGGACATTAATCCATAGCATCAATATTCATTTGGATGCTCAACTATCTGTTTCTAAAACTAACCTATTAGACATTATAAAATTAACTGCAAACAAAGCATGCTAG